A region from the Desulfurispira natronophila genome encodes:
- a CDS encoding HMA2 domain-containing protein, with protein sequence MNQVPLQQKRELAELLSIVRVAHHIPGRIRLKINGRLPGWLERDTAEMHERLRALPSVTHIKINPVAGSATITYRNSEAIYRCFENLRQGNCEPLLEYLHQEAVLS encoded by the coding sequence ATGAATCAAGTGCCTTTGCAACAAAAAAGGGAGCTTGCGGAGCTGCTGAGCATCGTGCGAGTGGCCCACCATATACCGGGACGCATCCGCCTAAAGATCAATGGACGCCTTCCCGGTTGGCTTGAGCGCGATACTGCGGAAATGCATGAGCGCCTGCGCGCTTTGCCTTCGGTTACGCATATCAAGATCAATCCAGTGGCTGGCAGCGCAACTATCACTTATCGCAACAGTGAGGCCATTTATAGGTGTTTTGAGAATTTGCGACAGGGAAACTGTGAGCCCCTTTTGGAATATCTGCACCAGGAGGCTGTGTTGTCATGA
- a CDS encoding sensor histidine kinase, producing MKTSLSPAQVELERSVDELKKENEALQIAVRQQSKLASVGMLSAAIAHQWLQPLSALTVAAQELNCMCDMETDHSPCTRECAQRLMEYLRFMTETMESFREFSSAYQFRADFCVFEAVSFVVKLLKGSLIQRKIQVDMDIPRPLIWNGYANEFKHVVMILLSNAMDACAESGKPERHICISVQCCRDSICLACCDNGVGIPEQLLPDRLFDLFVSTKGDRGTGLGLNLARRIVHERMFGAISAENSSDGGACISVRFPRVLPQAAGGCAAS from the coding sequence ATGAAGACATCCCTCTCTCCTGCTCAAGTTGAGTTGGAGCGCAGTGTTGATGAGTTAAAGAAGGAAAACGAGGCGCTTCAAATTGCTGTTCGCCAACAGTCCAAGCTTGCCAGTGTCGGTATGTTGTCGGCCGCTATTGCCCACCAGTGGTTGCAGCCATTAAGTGCGCTGACTGTTGCAGCTCAAGAGCTGAATTGTATGTGTGACATGGAGACTGATCACTCCCCATGCACTCGGGAATGTGCGCAGAGGCTCATGGAGTACTTGAGGTTTATGACTGAGACGATGGAGAGTTTTCGAGAATTCTCCAGTGCGTATCAATTTCGTGCAGACTTTTGTGTTTTTGAAGCTGTTTCCTTTGTTGTCAAGCTCCTGAAAGGCTCATTGATTCAGCGAAAGATCCAGGTTGACATGGATATTCCGCGGCCACTTATCTGGAATGGCTACGCCAACGAGTTCAAGCATGTTGTTATGATTTTGCTGAGTAATGCCATGGATGCGTGCGCTGAAAGCGGAAAGCCTGAGCGTCATATATGTATTTCCGTCCAGTGTTGCCGTGACTCTATATGTCTTGCATGTTGCGACAATGGAGTGGGCATCCCAGAGCAGCTGTTGCCGGATCGCCTTTTTGATTTGTTTGTTTCGACCAAAGGAGACCGGGGTACGGGGCTGGGTCTGAACCTGGCTCGGCGCATAGTTCATGAGAGAATGTTCGGTGCTATATCTGCTGAGAACTCTTCAGATGGTGGGGCTTGTATCTCGGTCAGATTCCCAAGAGTACTGCCACAAGCTGCAGGTGGATGTGCGGCTTCATGA
- a CDS encoding YtxH domain-containing protein, with the protein MAYHFVIGALVGAASVLLLSNRRTKELMNRGQHLVRENVDGGVQVVRATTECIREKMQERREEAVEDAGSEKASDALVDEDSPEKEAPSKTARRRKSTDG; encoded by the coding sequence ATGGCGTATCATTTTGTAATCGGAGCCCTCGTGGGGGCTGCTTCTGTGCTTCTGCTCAGCAATCGCCGCACCAAGGAACTGATGAACAGGGGCCAGCACCTGGTGCGGGAAAATGTGGACGGGGGTGTTCAGGTCGTCAGGGCGACGACAGAATGCATTCGTGAGAAAATGCAGGAGCGACGAGAGGAGGCGGTAGAGGATGCAGGCTCTGAAAAAGCTTCTGACGCCTTGGTCGACGAGGATTCGCCTGAAAAGGAGGCGCCATCCAAAACTGCCCGGCGGAGAAAGTCGACCGATGGCTAA